The following is a genomic window from Candidatus Omnitrophota bacterium.
TGCGCACTTTATCCTGCCTTCGCTTATCTCCTGCAGCGCGGCCGCTATCGGCTTGACGGCCCCAACAGCTCCGGACAGCAGCGGAGCGCCTTCCGCGATCTCCAGCGCCCTTCTCGCGGCCAAAATAACCAACTTATACATTGAGTAATTCGTCTTATCCAGCAGATTTTCTAACGCCACTTGCATATACCCCCCCCGTTTAGCCCTTTTTACCTCTTGATTGGTAACTTTTAATTATATCCAATAATTGCCTGGTTGCCAAGTCAATATTGGCATTTTCTATGACGTGGTCGTAACGGCCGGAGAATTTCAGTTCCCTTCTTGCTTCCTTCAGCCGCTTAAGCACCTCGGGCCTGGTCGTCTTATGTGAACGTTTTGTGATCCTGTTCTCCAACTCCCCTATCGAGGGAGGGACAATAAAGATCGTGACTGTCGCGGCGGGG
Proteins encoded in this region:
- the rpoZ gene encoding DNA-directed RNA polymerase subunit omega, with product MQVALENLLDKTNYSMYKLVILAARRALEIAEGAPLLSGAVGAVKPIAAALQEISEGRIKCAKGGK